One genomic segment of Clostridium saccharoperbutylacetonicum N1-4(HMT) includes these proteins:
- a CDS encoding AraC family transcriptional regulator yields the protein MFSYNFDQKFEDIFEDNKYPQMVRLCHNYNNPGWTYNYHIHKDATEIVYIADGKAEYTIDMTKYTLEKGQLLILEKGILHSIASDKKEPIDAWTCIINNYKLKAFTDDTRMLFSDMHQIISAGSNENFIKSVMEEISFLCLQKTPSANFICNLLATSLASVVFELLPKEKKSDRKLESSFVRDILIYIGEHYRETITIKQLSEIFHMSPGHISHSFAKEYGISPINYSIDLKMCEAKWLLINTTESLTSISEKIGYDNATHFTNMFIKRLNYSPLEYRKLFSSQNAISESYCNV from the coding sequence ATGGTAAGACTATGTCATAATTATAATAATCCTGGCTGGACTTATAACTATCACATTCATAAAGATGCAACGGAAATTGTTTATATTGCTGACGGAAAAGCAGAATATACAATAGATATGACAAAATATACTTTAGAAAAAGGACAATTACTTATTCTTGAAAAAGGTATATTGCATTCAATTGCTTCTGATAAAAAAGAACCTATTGATGCCTGGACATGTATTATAAATAACTATAAATTAAAAGCTTTTACAGATGATACACGAATGTTATTTTCAGATATGCACCAAATTATTTCAGCTGGTTCAAATGAGAACTTTATAAAAAGTGTAATGGAAGAAATAAGTTTTTTATGTTTACAAAAAACTCCTTCTGCTAATTTTATATGCAATCTTCTTGCGACTTCATTAGCCTCTGTAGTCTTTGAGCTATTGCCAAAAGAAAAAAAATCTGATAGAAAATTAGAATCTTCTTTTGTAAGAGATATCCTTATATATATTGGTGAACATTACAGAGAGACTATCACAATAAAGCAATTATCAGAAATTTTTCATATGAGCCCAGGACACATAAGCCACTCATTTGCAAAGGAGTATGGAATTTCCCCTATTAATTACTCAATTGATCTTAAAATGTGTGAAGCCAAGTGGTTATTAATTAATACAACAGAATCCCTCACTTCTATATCTGAAAAAATTGGTTACGATAATGCTACTCATTTTACTAATATGTTTATAAAGCGGCTTAATTATTCACCTTTGGAATATAGAAAACTATTTTCATCACAAAATGCAATAAGCGAATCTTATTGTAATGTATAA
- a CDS encoding AraC family transcriptional regulator: MFLYNFDKEIVNIFEDNSSPKAIWLSHSHDNPNWTYNYHLHKCETELVYILNGMGIYSINNEIYTVKKGDVLVIDRGCIHSIASNNEFPIDAWTCGVTDYTIKDINEVNQLLHMDTHPVAQAGKHGEFIHRSMVEMNLARIQKSPYTSCVCNMIASTLITIYYDIFKDSSKIKAQKKSSFIRDIIIYINENYSKHISLKKLSEQFHISSYHISHEFKKVYGISPINYVIERRLSDAKWLLINTEDSLISIANKVGYENPNHFTNLFMERTNYSPLQYRENFAKSTDLPE; this comes from the coding sequence ATGTTTTTATATAATTTTGATAAAGAAATTGTTAATATTTTCGAAGACAATTCATCTCCAAAAGCAATTTGGTTATCACACAGTCATGACAATCCTAACTGGACTTATAACTATCATCTTCATAAATGTGAAACGGAATTAGTATATATTCTAAATGGAATGGGAATTTATTCAATCAATAATGAAATTTACACTGTGAAAAAAGGAGATGTGCTTGTAATTGATCGTGGATGCATTCATTCAATTGCTTCTAATAATGAATTTCCAATTGATGCATGGACATGCGGTGTTACTGACTATACAATTAAAGACATAAATGAAGTTAATCAACTTTTACATATGGATACTCATCCAGTTGCTCAAGCAGGTAAACATGGGGAATTTATTCATAGATCCATGGTGGAAATGAATTTGGCACGAATTCAAAAATCACCTTACACTTCATGTGTATGTAACATGATTGCCTCTACCTTAATTACTATATACTATGATATATTTAAAGACTCATCTAAAATTAAAGCTCAGAAAAAATCATCTTTTATTAGGGACATTATTATTTATATCAATGAAAATTACTCAAAACATATTTCTTTAAAGAAACTGTCAGAGCAATTTCATATAAGTAGTTATCATATCAGCCATGAATTCAAAAAGGTTTATGGAATTTCTCCAATTAACTATGTTATTGAACGTCGTTTAAGTGATGCAAAATGGCTCCTTATTAATACAGAAGATTCTCTTATTTCAATAGCAAATAAAGTAGGATATGAAAATCCTAATCATTTTACAAATCTTTTCATGGAACGAACGAATTATTCACCATTACAATATCGAGAAAATTTTGCAAAATCTACTGATTTACCAGAATAA
- a CDS encoding acyl CoA:acetate/3-ketoacid CoA transferase: protein MKKPTKIEKKVPILTAEEAVSYINDGNTLAICGAGGGIIEATELISALRKRFLETESPKNLTLWHSSGLGDRGERGMSPLAIEGMVKRAIGGHWAQSPRLADMAQNNLIEAYNFPQGVMSQLSRSIASGHPGILTHVGLGTFIDPRQDGGKLNERTTENLIKLMEINGREYLFYPSIPLDVCFIRGTTADAEGYISLEDEICYMDVLSTAQAVHNSGGIVIAQVKRVVKEGTIHPKKVKIPGYLVDALVVVSDQNQMYNGSDRFLSGDYIAVTGESEPIKLDQRKVVARRALMEILPGNVGNVGVGIADGIGVVAKEEGIDKEFTLTVETGPVGGTTAQGIFFGASINAQAVMDMPAQFDFYGGGGLDVAFLSFAEVDMNGNVNVHKFNGQIVGTGGFIDICQNSKKVVFCGTLRAGGLKTSIGEGKMIIEQEGKFEKMLAKLTDITFNGLDAVKRGQEVVFITERAIFHLEEHGLVLAEVAPGIDMEKDIIEQMGFKPIISENLKEMDKRIFIDTPMNIRDEFINR from the coding sequence ATGAAAAAACCAACTAAGATAGAAAAAAAGGTTCCAATTTTAACTGCCGAAGAAGCTGTTTCATATATTAATGATGGAAATACATTAGCAATATGTGGTGCTGGTGGTGGTATTATTGAAGCTACAGAACTAATATCAGCATTAAGAAAACGTTTTTTAGAAACTGAATCACCAAAAAATTTAACTCTTTGGCATTCTAGTGGATTAGGCGATAGAGGAGAACGTGGAATGTCACCTCTTGCAATTGAAGGAATGGTAAAACGTGCTATTGGTGGACATTGGGCACAATCTCCTAGATTAGCTGATATGGCTCAAAACAACTTAATTGAAGCTTATAACTTTCCACAAGGAGTTATGAGTCAGCTTTCTAGAAGTATTGCTTCAGGTCATCCTGGAATTCTTACTCATGTAGGTCTTGGAACTTTCATTGATCCTAGACAAGATGGTGGAAAATTAAATGAAAGAACCACAGAGAATTTAATTAAATTAATGGAAATTAACGGAAGAGAATATTTATTTTATCCATCTATTCCGCTAGATGTTTGTTTCATTCGTGGAACAACAGCTGATGCAGAAGGCTATATTTCATTAGAAGATGAAATATGTTACATGGATGTACTTTCAACCGCTCAAGCAGTTCATAATTCTGGTGGAATTGTAATAGCACAAGTTAAAAGAGTGGTAAAAGAAGGAACAATTCATCCAAAGAAAGTTAAAATACCAGGATATTTAGTTGATGCATTAGTCGTTGTATCAGATCAGAATCAAATGTATAACGGTTCTGACCGTTTCTTATCAGGTGATTATATTGCCGTTACTGGAGAATCAGAGCCAATAAAGCTTGATCAAAGAAAAGTTGTTGCAAGAAGAGCTTTAATGGAAATATTGCCTGGTAATGTAGGTAATGTTGGAGTAGGAATTGCTGATGGAATTGGAGTTGTAGCTAAAGAAGAAGGTATAGATAAAGAATTTACACTAACCGTTGAGACAGGACCTGTAGGTGGAACAACTGCTCAAGGTATTTTCTTTGGAGCTAGTATCAATGCTCAAGCAGTAATGGATATGCCAGCACAATTTGATTTCTATGGTGGTGGTGGATTAGACGTTGCCTTCTTAAGCTTTGCTGAAGTGGATATGAATGGTAATGTAAATGTTCATAAATTTAATGGCCAAATTGTAGGTACAGGTGGATTCATTGACATTTGTCAGAACTCTAAAAAAGTAGTATTCTGTGGAACATTAAGAGCAGGAGGATTAAAAACTTCCATTGGAGAAGGCAAAATGATTATTGAACAAGAAGGTAAGTTCGAAAAGATGTTAGCTAAGTTAACAGATATTACGTTTAATGGTCTCGATGCTGTAAAACGTGGACAAGAAGTTGTGTTTATTACTGAACGTGCTATTTTCCACCTGGAAGAACACGGTTTAGTATTAGCAGAAGTAGCACCTGGTATAGATATGGAAAAAGACATCATTGAACAAATGGGCTTTAAACCAATTATCTCTGAAAATTTAAAAGAAATGGATAAAAGAATATTTATAGATACACCTATGAATATACGTGATGAATTTATAAATCGCTAA